Sequence from the Nilaparvata lugens isolate BPH chromosome 10, ASM1435652v1, whole genome shotgun sequence genome:
CATGCTATAATCTTTAAGCTTATTTAGCCtaaattttgaaacaatttaGAAATGACAATGGATTATTTATCATTGCAGCAGGGTTAAAAACAATAGTTACAGTAGGATAGGGTATcctattttaacttgaaaattaattttgctaatcatattcaaatcaatttatttttacacaCACATAAAAGTTCGATACAGAGATTAACAAAAAGAATCCATGCAAACAAACAACAATACACATtatgaaaaaaagaaagaaagtgGTACAAAAAAAGGGTGGAAGATTGAAGGGTTTTTCCAACTATGGatatccatgtactaggaaaaccttcaatccttgagaaggtgaaaaaggtatcaggaaaaataaataaacggTAGATATGAGAGGATGGGATGTGGGAAGAATAATAAGGGAAAGGATGGAAAAAGAAACCGAAGTCATATAGAATAGGTATAAATTGAGATTTGTGTGGATAAATAATTTGGAGACCTAGAATATCGCCTAATAGTTcaattttgaagatttttttaattcagtAGAATCTTAACAATTATAAGCCTATAGTATTCtattataaagaaattatgaatacaaattttattgccaaCCTTTATTGTTACCTTCGTTAactttattatgtaaatatctcaaatagagagagaaataaacaaacagcCGTGTAGAATATGATAAACTATAGTCAAGAGACCTATATAAAATCACTCAATAGACCATATTATAGCTAAAGTGAATTCCAATGAATTGTATTGTGATATTGATTCTGGAGAGCTATTCAACAGACTTTACTCCGCTCAAGAGTAAATCTGAACATTACTCACATTCTTTATGTTGAATCCGTAAACTGCGCTCAGAAATGAAGGAAAGAGAGTAACGAGAGACCAAAAAACCCAGTTATTACATACATTGGCCAGTGTCATAACTAGGACTGGCCTCGAAGTCAGTATGGCTTTCCATGGTATTCCCTTATCAACCTGTAAccaatgaattgaaataatatttcatcaaactGATCATTTTTTAATAGTATCGAAatgatatgaaattattatatatatttggcAGAGTTTAAACTAAACCTTGAACTGCATTCTgataagaagtttttgaaaatcataatattcgAAATAGATTTGTAATAATCTTCATGTAGGACCTAATATGAAACTAATAGATCAATACTTATAATGAAACCCATATCTTGAAATTGAAAGGTTCTACATATCAAAATTTTATCCATAAAAAATACatgatatttcaacatcatccCTTGCTCCTAAATGGACACGCAAAATCCTATTAACAAACAAttaaagaatcaataaaaaatgtaaaaataagCGTTctgaagattagattagagttctttattcatgtatgttaaaTGACAGTTTATGATTACGTTCATTTacatatactggcttatacactaatttatattaaatgacAGTATAGCTAATTTTTCAACGAATTTAACAATAAAGTTTAGAGAGAGATAGACAATTTTACAAAGAGAGACAAACTGTGGAGAGAGGGAAAAAAGAACCCATCCATGACCAGATAATCAAATGCCACTGCATAGTAGGTACAAAAAGAAGCACTAAAtctattactttttcaaaggGGCCAAAAAcatgaaatagataatataatcattattaaaaataaattcaataaaattataatcgaAATACAATTTAATATAAATGTAGGTCTATTCATTGTTTTATAAAGAGTCTCACCTTTTTGTTTTTGTCGTCAACACCGGAATTCGTTCCAATGAAAGACCTCTCTTCCAGACTGATAGACTTGTGGCTGGCCGGAGATGTGACTCCCCACAAGACCCAGGCAATCGTCCACAGCAGACCTATGATGCCCGACTTGTAGTAGACTGACGGCCAGCCCAGCACACTTGATGCCAAGTGACCCGACAACAGTAGACATACCACTGATCCAAACTGCTGACctgcaaaaatatataatatcatataatatatttgttccATTATATAATCTTAAGCTAGATTACAATGCAGTTTTCTCAAATATATGTAACGACAATAATCTGTTCATCGAAAAGAAAGATAAAACATAAAGTTTGCAATTgatgttgtttttatttatttatttatttatttatacattgatacataggttacaatatcattctcaactatgaatgattgggaaaggaacaacaggcttaatgcccaaaactgttcctttcccaaatttagatagaaattgtccaaaaataggttgtGCTTACActttggaatttagaatttagaaaagtttccCATGGCGAAACATtgtaatttaataacttttgttGTAGTTTTGATACTATATTACttatataaaaacatatttttgaatatttacaaAGATGCACAGTGTCAAAACTGCAACAAAGTTATAAAGTTCGTGTGTAAGCATAAAAGAAATGACTCATATCAACTATTAATAGGGAATAAGGAATAAGATAAATGTATAAGTCTAGCATAAGCATAGAATAAGCTGATGATAGGTCATCACTTTTATActcacatattttattattacttcatgtaataaatataaggtgcgacctgaaaactctgacaccagacctgagccagccaggtcactcgttattactattatttatacTTACATAAGTGCAAACTTCATGTTTTTCTCTCCTTTTGATTAATAGACTATAGTCGTTACATATTTGAGAAAACTGTATTGTCATCTAcctgaaaattatttcattgaataTCTATATGAGGTTCCTGTAGATTTCAAGCCTTAAGTTCatgatcaaattgaaaatattagagcacattcattttataaagattttttacattgatgaaaaagttttttttcgtttttttttattcatagaatAGGCCAGATTTAGAAACAAAAATCAAGACCAATGGAATTCATTGTTGCTGAGCTTGGTTACTTTTTACATTAATATACTTACTTTttgttttttccttttattaatCATTTGAAAAGTCTTTGAGTGGAATTCCTAAGCGAAGAATTGGAACGATAAGACTAACTATTTTAAAAAGCTGAttatttttggaaaatcctATAGCAGCAGTCATCTTGGGATTGTTGAATCAACAATTCTTGCTGcatattcaatttacaatatagACCTTATTGCACAAAAGcccgttaaattttaacagAGATTAAATttatgccacgagaaccaatccagaagccttcttttcaaaaaagccttctctgatttgttctcgtggcatttgatCATAATTCAAATGTGTAACACTCTTTTGTGCAAGTGCAACCAGAGGCCAGAGATTGATACGTTATTTCTTCCAATGTATTGATCTCGAAATCTCACCGCAGAAAACAAAGCCAACTGCTCGACTTCTCTCATTCACCGGCGACCATTGCGATATATGAGTGTAGACGCTGGGGTGTACGAGGCCCTGAAAACACAAAGTCAACGTTAGAAATATTTTGATCTTTTCgcctgataattaaaactaggTACTTATAATATATCCTTGATAcgagaattcatttttttaagaaTCATAATCACAACTATGTTTGATGAGACCAATTTAGGCTATTTCAGTGGTATAGATTAGTTACCAATAAGTACTTTATGtatgaatatatttatataaataaatatgggaATATGAATAGCATCCTCCACCACTATGGCAGCAGAAGACTACTAGAATCATTATAGATTACCGTAGGGTACATAATAGCTAGGTGtactataaaaaaataattaaaatttgataaaaaaagcaattttttttttaaataactagAGAAAGTaacataattgataattattcctggaccaaaaaatCAAGTAcagtaacgaagcagtgtgtgatattataacctcaacctttggacaacagcattaacattttatcaaaatttttggagaagaatagtacaggctcagcctagtttttccttcagtgtcataattatattatgattgtagtattttgtgcaataaatgaatgaatgaatttgtgTGTAGGACTGATCATAATAATATCTAGGCCTAAGCTTGTTTtgtcaaaagtaaaataaaatatccatCTATTTTTACTATTCATGACAAActctatttttgtttttttattcatgtCAACTGTATCAACttgactgtagtgtcgtcaaaaatagttcaaaatcgAAATAAAATACCGTATGTGTTACATGTCAATATGACCACCAATAATGTATCACAACTGTATAGGGTAATGTCACAGATCAAACCAATTTTTATTTAGTCTCTGGTAATGTCAGAAGAATCTGTACTGTAATAGTTTACTTGCATTACTCAAGTATACAATCACTTAGGGTCAAGCCAGACAAGGGGGTTTTCGGACGAGTAGGCACGAAGGGAAGccctccgattggctgattcgtGGGAGTCGTGGGAGATCCTATTCATAGAGTTTCCTCTATCAGCCAAACGGAGAGTTCCGTGTCCTGTCGTGCCTACTGGAAAAGCGCATTGTGTGGCTTGAACCCGACAATTTTATGAGAAATGAAATCATaactttattatatatatatatatatatatatatatatattatatatatatatatatattatatatatatatataatatatataaaaatttatattatgtagatTATAAATGATTTAACATTGTACAGTACCTAACTATGATTTCACATGTTAACTTATGctatattcataaatttgtatAACCTAACTTGTGAAAGTCCTTGAATGAACTGTAGGGCGAACACGACTGGCCAATCAAAGAGCTCGGCACATTTTGGAATGAGAAGCGACGCGCAGGAGCCGACAAAAACTGCAGTTGTCAGCACTGGTTTTGGCCCAAATTTGCGCGCCAAAATACCACCTGGAATCTGCAATATGAAGTAGCCCCAGAAAAATGCACTCAGAACTTTGCTTTTCGTTTTCAAGCTCCACGGAAATTCCTGAGAAACAGTAGAGAacataaaatgaagaaaaattcaattcaatacgatgattataaaaacaaattcgGGATTTAAGGTGTTGCAAACACACGTAATACTATTCTGATAGTGTCACTTgcaatacaaaaataatcacCCCACACAGGCTAGCCCTCGGGgcgttttttgttttattcattcttataaaaGAACCTTATCATTATGTTAAATCATTATATTACTGTACATTTCTATGTTTCGATGATAAGAAACTGATTTTCCTGTTATTGTACTGTTTTTGGgatgaagaaaatatttttcattttcattctcattaatctcaaagtattaatttttttaggCCAATGAATAAACCTACAGCATTTTTCCAATACAGTACCATGTCCTCTGAAACTAGATTCATCCATTTGAATTGTACACTCTGATTCAAGTATTCTTTAGTTGAGATTTATATTTGAGCAGATAGAACATGATCAATATATTAGggtaattgataaaattaatcaatctatcattttttattaacaTGAGAATTTTGGCAAAAACATGAACATTGTCGTGtaaatgaaagagaaaattaCAGAACaataatacagttttttaatgaaaatttcaatgagGACGCTATAACAGACTAAGGGTGTTttaacaaattgaatgaaaaagactaagaaattgtcaaaaaccacagatttattgatacttagaaagaccggttttggttattacaccattgtcaatctctgataaactgattatTTACAAAAGgctagagtttatcagagattgacaatggtgaaataa
This genomic interval carries:
- the LOC111052560 gene encoding putative inorganic phosphate cotransporter isoform X3 — encoded protein: MLQVRQGQYLLLFICFSIAYMQRLDITVAIVAMTDRFSANPDYPEFPWSLKTKSKVLSAFFWGYFILQIPGGILARKFGPKPVLTTAVFVGSCASLLIPKCAELFDWPVVFALQFIQGLSQGLVHPSVYTHISQWSPVNERSRAVGFVFCGQQFGSVVCLLLSGHLASSVLGWPSVYYKSGIIGLLWTIAWVLWGVTSPASHKSISLEERSFIGTNSGVDDKNKKVKGIPWKAILTSRPVLVMTLANVCNNWVFWSLVTLFPSFLSAVYGFNIKNNSYFSTLPHLSMFVMALVFGAISDTILRKKLLTINANRKLWNSVAQWGGAVALFCIAMFRDSQTITLIMMTVGLAVNSATFLGFLSNHMDLSPNYSGILMGFTNCLSNIASMVAPLFAGFMVKDEKNADEWAVIFYTAAVIFIISNSIFLIFGSTKVQRWNSPD
- the LOC111052560 gene encoding putative inorganic phosphate cotransporter isoform X1 — protein: MLQVRQGQYLLLFICFSIAYMQRLDITVAIVAMTDRFSANPDYPEFPWSLKTKSKVLSAFFWGYFILQIPGGILARKFGPKPVLTTAVFVGSCASLLIPKCAELFDWPVVFALQFIQGLSQGLVHPSVYTHISQWSPVNERSRAVGFVFCGQQFGSVVCLLLSGHLASSVLGWPSVYYKSGIIGLLWTIAWVLWGVTSPASHKSISLEERSFIGTNSGVDDKNKKVDKGIPWKAILTSRPVLVMTLANVCNNWVFWSLVTLFPSFLSAVYGFNIKNNSYFSTLPHLSMFVMALVFGAISDTILRKKLLTINANRKLWNSVAQWGGAVALFCIAMFRDSQTITLIMMTVGLAVNSATFLGFLSNHMDLSPNYSGILMGFTNCLSNIASMVAPLFAGFMVKDEKNADEWAVIFYTAAVIFIISNSIFLIFGSTKVQRWNSPD